A part of Chloroflexota bacterium genomic DNA contains:
- a CDS encoding biotin/lipoyl-binding protein → MMIKVVIDGQTYQVDVEDIHARPVIAVIDGERFEVWPEADTSGPASAPAMAAPEQVVASAAAPAKPQNAGGSSLVAPLPGVIVAIAVKPGDKVTKGQELCTLEAMKMKNAICSGRDGVIGSVEVAVGDQVSHGQVLMTYGG, encoded by the coding sequence ATGATGATTAAAGTCGTGATAGATGGTCAAACTTACCAGGTTGATGTTGAAGATATCCATGCCCGGCCTGTGATCGCCGTGATTGATGGTGAACGTTTTGAGGTCTGGCCGGAAGCCGATACCTCAGGACCTGCATCAGCGCCGGCAATGGCAGCCCCTGAACAGGTGGTCGCCAGCGCAGCGGCACCTGCCAAACCACAAAATGCTGGCGGATCGTCATTAGTGGCACCGCTGCCGGGTGTGATCGTGGCGATTGCCGTCAAGCCTGGCGATAAGGTTACCAAGGGGCAGGAACTCTGCACCCTGGAAGCAATGAAGATGAAAAACGCCATTTGCAGTGGACGGGATGGTGTGATCGGCTCAGTCGAGGTAGCAGTTGGCGATCAGGTCAGCCACGGGCAAGTCCTGATGACCTACGGTGGGTAG
- a CDS encoding acyl-CoA carboxylase subunit beta — translation MANVDPRIEELREMRAKAQQGGGQDRIDRQHAKGKLTARERLAILLDEGSFTELEAFTVQQNDPDGDQTMGDGVVTGYGTVDGRTVYVYAQDFTVQGGALGEMHSRKICRVMDLAAANGSPIVGLIDSGGARIQEGVKSLGGYAEIFKRNAQYSGVVPQISLILGPCAGGAAYSPAMTDMIIMVDKQSFMFLTGPQVIKTVTGEETDFESLGGAQVHLNESGTAHLVTKDEESALKMARYLLSYLPGNNVENPPYVETNDDPARLVPALNELVPVDPGTPYNMHTAIEAVVDQGTFLEIQSGFARNAIVGFARFEGYAVGIVAQEPSVMAGVVDINAADKISRFVRFCDAFNLPIVTFIDSPGFLPGVSQEHGGIIRHGAKVLYAYSEANVPKISVVTRKAYGGAYVVMSSKFLGTDVYYAWPSAEIAVMGAEGATNILYRRELKEAEDPQAERERLEAEYRQKHLTPYAAAKAGYVDDVIEPAETRWMIIKALRAIGNKTETHPARKHGNMPV, via the coding sequence ATGGCAAACGTGGATCCCCGAATTGAAGAGCTGCGCGAAATGCGCGCCAAAGCTCAACAAGGCGGTGGGCAAGACCGGATTGACCGCCAACATGCCAAAGGAAAGCTGACTGCCCGAGAGCGGCTGGCAATCCTGTTGGATGAGGGCAGCTTTACCGAGTTGGAAGCCTTTACCGTTCAACAGAATGACCCCGATGGTGATCAAACCATGGGCGACGGTGTTGTGACCGGCTATGGCACAGTGGATGGGCGGACAGTTTATGTCTATGCTCAGGACTTCACCGTTCAGGGTGGTGCGCTGGGCGAAATGCACAGCCGCAAGATCTGCAGGGTGATGGATTTGGCAGCCGCTAATGGAAGCCCGATCGTCGGCCTGATTGATTCCGGCGGCGCCCGGATCCAGGAAGGCGTCAAGAGCCTGGGTGGATATGCTGAAATTTTCAAGCGAAATGCCCAATATTCCGGCGTTGTTCCCCAAATCAGCCTGATCCTTGGGCCTTGTGCCGGCGGCGCAGCTTATTCCCCTGCGATGACCGATATGATCATTATGGTCGATAAGCAGTCTTTCATGTTCCTCACTGGCCCGCAAGTTATTAAAACAGTTACAGGTGAAGAGACTGATTTTGAGTCCCTCGGTGGTGCGCAAGTGCACCTGAACGAGAGCGGCACCGCTCACTTGGTGACCAAGGACGAAGAGAGCGCTCTGAAGATGGCTCGTTATCTGTTGAGCTATTTGCCTGGCAACAATGTTGAGAATCCACCTTATGTGGAGACCAATGACGATCCCGCCCGATTAGTGCCTGCACTGAATGAATTGGTGCCGGTGGACCCGGGGACGCCCTATAACATGCACACGGCAATCGAAGCAGTTGTGGACCAGGGAACCTTCCTGGAAATTCAGTCCGGCTTTGCCCGTAACGCAATTGTCGGCTTTGCCCGCTTTGAGGGTTATGCGGTCGGAATTGTGGCCCAGGAACCCAGCGTAATGGCGGGTGTGGTGGATATTAACGCAGCGGATAAGATTTCACGCTTTGTCCGCTTCTGCGATGCTTTCAATTTACCGATTGTGACCTTCATCGACTCGCCCGGCTTCCTGCCTGGTGTCAGCCAGGAACATGGCGGAATCATCCGCCACGGCGCCAAGGTACTCTATGCCTATTCCGAGGCGAATGTGCCCAAGATCAGCGTGGTGACCCGCAAAGCTTATGGTGGGGCCTATGTTGTGATGAGCAGCAAATTCCTTGGCACGGACGTCTACTATGCCTGGCCGAGTGCTGAAATTGCTGTGATGGGTGCTGAAGGCGCAACCAACATCCTCTATCGCCGAGAATTGAAAGAAGCAGAAGATCCTCAAGCCGAAAGAGAACGCCTCGAGGCGGAATATCGCCAGAAGCATCTCACACCTTATGCTGCGGCCAAGGCCGGTTATGTGGATGATGTGATCGAACCTGCCGAGACCCGCTGGATGATCATCAAAGCATTGCGGGCGATTGGCAATAAAACCGAGACACATCCTGCCCGCAAACACGGCAATATGCCGGTCTGA
- a CDS encoding HIT family protein: MCIFCRIASGELPASVVYEDEKTIAFLDIQPINPGHVLVVPKAHAESLVELSPEDAAQTMRVGQLMDKALRASELHCEGVNLLIADGKAAGQDVGHVHLHVFPRFEEDGFNLNLESYERATPGRQQLHETATKLKQAVDSL, translated from the coding sequence ATGTGTATATTCTGCAGAATAGCATCTGGGGAATTGCCGGCCAGTGTTGTTTATGAAGATGAAAAAACGATTGCATTTCTGGATATCCAGCCGATAAATCCGGGGCATGTATTGGTGGTCCCGAAGGCGCATGCCGAATCGCTGGTCGAGCTATCACCGGAAGACGCCGCTCAAACGATGCGGGTCGGACAGCTGATGGATAAGGCTTTACGGGCCAGCGAGCTGCATTGTGAGGGCGTTAATTTGCTTATTGCGGATGGAAAAGCCGCCGGACAGGATGTGGGTCATGTCCATTTGCATGTCTTCCCGCGGTTTGAAGAGGATGGCTTTAATCTCAATCTCGAATCCTATGAACGGGCCACGCCTGGCAGGCAGCAGTTGCATGAAACTGCCACCAAGCTCAAACAGGCAGTAGATTCCCTTTAG
- a CDS encoding histidine phosphatase family protein produces MKTLFLMRHAKSSWKDDSLEDHERPLKKRGKKDIKLIAKVMKKSDLKPELIITSSAVRAKETAELLAEALGYKGKINTSDELYMGEPSDYLKILQGIKEKYNSVLFVGHNPGLEAYLQIIDGEIESLPTGGLGYLMLAVDEWDEITIETMGDLVGFWKPKDLREDK; encoded by the coding sequence ATGAAAACCCTTTTCCTAATGCGGCATGCGAAATCAAGTTGGAAAGATGACAGCCTTGAGGATCATGAACGACCGCTTAAGAAACGCGGGAAGAAAGATATCAAATTGATCGCAAAGGTAATGAAGAAAAGCGATCTAAAACCTGAGCTGATCATCACATCTTCTGCGGTTCGTGCCAAGGAAACTGCCGAACTTTTAGCTGAAGCTCTCGGGTACAAAGGCAAGATCAACACCTCAGATGAACTTTATATGGGTGAACCCTCAGACTATTTGAAGATTCTGCAGGGCATCAAAGAAAAATATAATTCGGTGTTGTTTGTCGGTCACAACCCCGGACTCGAAGCCTATTTGCAAATCATTGATGGTGAGATTGAATCCCTCCCCACCGGCGGTTTAGGTTACCTGATGTTGGCTGTGGATGAATGGGATGAAATTACCATTGAGACGATGGGTGATTTGGTCGGTTTTTGGAAGCCCAAAGACCTCCGCGAAGACAAATAA
- a CDS encoding DUF1311 domain-containing protein, whose product MRRHMQNISFLTIIATLMSCAFFFSQKNNNTDDPASIQSNMANVSQVESVVDVPDCSDDSIEDQQTCLAQAVEASQSLLDSKLEDILALTTDSELRIKLVESQMNWEDSRDADCDLLSDLNADADEDGVDEQTCLRDANMERLEYLNQLYCDIETDAICATEVVN is encoded by the coding sequence ATGCGCCGCCATATGCAGAACATTTCCTTTCTGACGATCATCGCAACGTTAATGAGTTGTGCCTTTTTCTTTTCCCAGAAAAACAATAATACTGATGATCCGGCCTCAATTCAATCCAATATGGCTAATGTGTCACAGGTTGAATCGGTTGTGGATGTACCAGATTGCTCAGATGACTCCATTGAAGACCAACAGACATGCCTTGCGCAGGCTGTTGAGGCCTCTCAATCCTTGCTGGATTCAAAGTTAGAAGATATTCTGGCCCTGACGACGGATTCGGAACTTCGGATCAAGTTGGTTGAAAGCCAAATGAACTGGGAAGATTCCCGTGATGCAGATTGTGACCTTCTCAGTGATTTGAACGCCGATGCCGACGAGGATGGCGTTGACGAGCAGACTTGTCTGCGGGATGCCAATATGGAACGGCTGGAGTATCTGAACCAGCTTTATTGTGATATCGAGACTGATGCCATCTGCGCTACTGAAGTAGTAAACTAA
- a CDS encoding M3 family oligoendopeptidase produces MPKTPPHWDLSNVYTSLGSAELAADIAWVKDASAELKRVYDEELKKVTPGSPNEEINLAISTGVDKLNAILLKAITIGAYIQSFLTTDSYNKEALQIDSKFDQVIVGLQKVNVGLEAWLGTFKDKLPEVLALGNSAGEHTFPVTEIAEQSQYLMSEKEEVLATELSLSGANAWSKLQGTVTSQKSVDFDLDGEIQSLPMPALINLHGHPDENVRRRAYEAEMAAWEELKEPLAACMNGIKGWVNTLNDHRDRVDALAEPLDQARIDRETLEAMMEAMEESFPTFRRYFKAKAARFGQEALPWWNLFAPVGKSEMTFSFDEAREFILKNFGTFSDELRDFAKGAFDKNWIDAEQRSGKRGGAFCMPVPAVKESRVLCNFDGTLDQVMTIAHELGHGYHNFNMFQADKTMLQQQTPMTMAETASIMCETIVFNAILESVTDPDEELALLETALIGDSQVIVDIYSRFLFEKEVFERREKAELSADELCEIMDKAQEATYGEGLDPDFRHNYMWTWKPHYYSAGLSFYNFPYAFGMLFGIGLYAIYKERGADFVPDYKKLLSSTGEAPAAELAARFGIDIRDKKFWADSLAVIAKRIDRYCEL; encoded by the coding sequence ATGCCAAAAACCCCTCCCCATTGGGACCTCTCTAATGTGTACACTAGCCTGGGCTCTGCAGAATTAGCTGCTGATATTGCCTGGGTGAAGGATGCCAGCGCTGAACTTAAGCGTGTCTATGATGAAGAACTGAAAAAAGTTACCCCTGGATCACCAAATGAGGAAATCAACCTGGCGATCAGCACGGGGGTGGACAAGTTGAATGCCATCCTGCTCAAGGCTATCACCATAGGGGCCTATATTCAATCGTTCTTAACCACCGATTCCTATAATAAGGAAGCTTTGCAGATCGATTCCAAGTTTGATCAGGTGATCGTGGGCTTGCAAAAAGTCAATGTTGGGCTGGAAGCCTGGTTGGGCACCTTCAAGGACAAGCTGCCTGAGGTACTTGCCCTGGGCAATTCTGCCGGCGAGCACACTTTCCCAGTTACTGAAATTGCTGAACAAAGCCAGTATCTGATGAGTGAGAAGGAAGAAGTCCTTGCCACAGAACTGAGCCTTTCTGGTGCAAACGCGTGGTCAAAGCTGCAAGGGACTGTGACCTCACAAAAGAGTGTGGATTTTGACCTGGATGGCGAGATCCAATCCCTGCCGATGCCTGCATTGATCAACTTGCATGGGCACCCGGATGAGAATGTGCGCCGCAGGGCGTATGAAGCCGAGATGGCTGCCTGGGAAGAACTGAAGGAGCCGCTGGCCGCATGTATGAATGGGATCAAGGGTTGGGTGAATACACTCAACGACCATCGTGACCGTGTGGACGCCCTGGCGGAACCTTTGGATCAAGCCCGGATTGACCGGGAAACCCTGGAAGCGATGATGGAAGCGATGGAAGAGTCTTTCCCGACCTTCCGCCGATACTTCAAGGCCAAGGCTGCCCGCTTTGGTCAGGAAGCGCTGCCCTGGTGGAACCTTTTTGCCCCGGTGGGCAAATCTGAGATGACCTTCAGTTTTGATGAGGCCCGGGAATTTATCCTCAAGAATTTTGGCACCTTCTCCGACGAGCTGCGTGATTTCGCCAAAGGCGCCTTTGATAAGAACTGGATTGACGCGGAGCAGCGCTCCGGGAAGCGCGGCGGCGCATTCTGTATGCCTGTGCCGGCAGTGAAAGAGTCCCGGGTCTTGTGCAATTTTGATGGCACGCTGGATCAGGTGATGACCATTGCCCACGAGCTGGGTCACGGCTATCACAACTTCAATATGTTCCAGGCGGATAAAACCATGCTGCAGCAGCAGACCCCGATGACCATGGCTGAGACCGCTTCGATCATGTGCGAGACGATCGTCTTCAACGCCATTTTGGAAAGCGTTACGGACCCTGATGAGGAACTGGCTTTGCTGGAAACAGCTCTCATCGGCGATTCGCAGGTGATTGTAGATATTTATTCCCGTTTCCTGTTTGAGAAAGAGGTCTTCGAGCGGCGCGAGAAGGCTGAATTGAGCGCAGATGAGCTTTGCGAGATTATGGATAAGGCTCAGGAAGCGACTTACGGTGAAGGACTGGACCCGGACTTCCGCCACAACTATATGTGGACCTGGAAACCGCATTATTATTCAGCGGGATTGTCCTTCTATAACTTCCCCTATGCTTTTGGGATGCTGTTTGGGATCGGCCTTTATGCGATCTATAAGGAACGCGGGGCTGATTTTGTCCCGGATTATAAGAAGCTGCTTTCCAGCACCGGTGAAGCACCGGCTGCGGAACTGGCTGCCCGATTTGGGATCGACATTCGCGACAAGAAGTTCTGGGCCGACAGTCTAGCCGTGATCGCCAAGCGGATTGACCGGTATTGCGAGCTGTAA
- a CDS encoding OadG family protein has product MTVIEQGLLITGIGMGLVFVVIIFLWGLMALMMRVTSGKKRKPTEESLPTQTDEPLEPELENAEGQRRAAAAAVAVSLAMAMSGGRKLQSAAQSDQGNLSPWQAVHRARQLEEK; this is encoded by the coding sequence ATGACTGTTATTGAACAAGGATTGTTGATCACCGGTATTGGCATGGGTTTGGTGTTCGTCGTCATCATCTTCCTTTGGGGGTTGATGGCGCTGATGATGAGGGTGACCTCCGGAAAGAAGCGCAAGCCAACCGAAGAATCGCTCCCAACCCAGACGGATGAACCCCTGGAGCCTGAATTGGAAAACGCAGAAGGTCAGCGACGAGCTGCCGCAGCGGCGGTGGCTGTGTCTTTGGCGATGGCGATGAGCGGCGGCAGGAAACTTCAAAGCGCTGCTCAGAGTGACCAGGGAAATCTAAGCCCCTGGCAGGCGGTTCACCGTGCCCGGCAACTGGAAGAAAAGTAG
- a CDS encoding arsenate reductase ArsC, whose product MTADSPTKVLFLCTGNSCRSQMAEAWLRELGGDDFTVYSAGLEPHGVNPNTIIVMEELGIDMNSHRSKQLDEYIGQVDFDYLITVCGNADERCPYFPGMGIRMHWPFQDPAVFEGPEDEKLDFFRKVRDQIKGKIQNWLDQEFQP is encoded by the coding sequence ATGACAGCAGACTCCCCCACCAAAGTACTCTTCCTCTGCACCGGCAATTCCTGCCGGAGCCAGATGGCCGAAGCCTGGCTGCGTGAACTGGGCGGCGACGACTTCACAGTCTACAGCGCTGGTCTGGAACCCCACGGCGTAAACCCCAACACGATCATCGTGATGGAAGAACTGGGGATTGATATGAACAGTCACCGCTCCAAACAATTGGATGAATATATCGGTCAGGTGGATTTTGACTATCTGATCACCGTCTGCGGGAATGCAGATGAGCGCTGCCCCTACTTCCCCGGCATGGGCATTCGAATGCACTGGCCCTTCCAGGATCCCGCGGTCTTTGAAGGTCCCGAAGATGAGAAACTCGATTTCTTCCGCAAAGTGCGGGATCAAATCAAAGGTAAAATCCAGAATTGGCTGGATCAGGAATTTCAGCCGTAG
- a CDS encoding M48 family metallopeptidase — protein sequence MKIDQIIRSNRRSISLEIHPDGKLVVRAPKIATNAQIQALVNRKADWIAKNQAKATSRYGDLKPKTFSAGETFWYLGEQYPLQFTNRQRPPLELDGAFMLARTAQERAKEVFIAWYREETRQITSHFIDTYSKQYGFKVKGVRITSAKTRWGSCSANHTLNFTYRLSMAPIEVVEYVVVHELAHLKVRNHSKDFWNLVGQLKPDYKTNRRWLKENGVRLTLE from the coding sequence ATGAAAATTGACCAGATCATCCGCAGCAACCGCCGCTCCATCAGCCTGGAAATTCATCCCGACGGCAAACTGGTGGTGCGCGCCCCGAAAATTGCGACCAACGCCCAGATCCAGGCACTGGTGAACCGCAAAGCAGACTGGATCGCCAAGAACCAGGCTAAAGCCACCAGCCGTTATGGTGACCTAAAGCCCAAGACCTTCTCCGCCGGTGAAACCTTCTGGTATCTCGGTGAGCAATACCCCCTGCAGTTCACCAACAGGCAAAGACCACCCCTTGAGCTTGACGGCGCGTTCATGCTCGCCCGCACGGCCCAGGAAAGGGCCAAAGAGGTCTTCATTGCCTGGTATCGGGAAGAAACCCGCCAGATCACAAGCCACTTCATTGATACCTATTCAAAGCAGTATGGTTTCAAGGTTAAAGGCGTCAGGATCACCAGTGCAAAAACCCGCTGGGGCAGCTGCTCCGCTAACCACACCCTGAACTTCACTTACCGGCTCAGCATGGCGCCCATCGAAGTGGTCGAATATGTTGTGGTGCATGAATTAGCCCATCTCAAGGTTCGCAATCACAGCAAAGATTTCTGGAATCTGGTTGGGCAGCTCAAGCCGGATTACAAAACCAACCGACGTTGGTTGAAAGAAAACGGTGTCCGGCTGACCCTGGAATGA
- a CDS encoding sodium ion-translocating decarboxylase subunit beta produces MDFTYLIEEITRGFTNFTWGNAVMILVGLVLIALAVIKEYEPVLLLPIGFGCIMANIGMSTDVGFMKVIYEAGIKTELFPLLIFVGVGAMIDFSPLLAQPKMVLLGAAGQFGIYGTLLLALLLGFDLPQAASIGVIGAIDGPTAIFVGSKLAPEMLGPIAVAAYSYMSLIPIIQPPIMKLLTTRKERMIRMEYAPKPVSRLTLVVFPIFVTLVVSLVAPDAAPLIASLMLGNLLRESLVVDRLSKAAQNEIINISTLFLGLAIGATMKAESFINVQTLMILGLGLIAFVLDTVMGLLFGKLMSVMSGHKINPLIGACGISAFPMAGRLSAKMAQEEDFENFILMHAMGANTAGQLGSVIAGGLLLALVNGML; encoded by the coding sequence ATGGATTTTACCTATTTGATCGAAGAAATAACCCGGGGATTTACCAATTTCACCTGGGGCAATGCAGTGATGATCCTGGTGGGTCTGGTCCTGATTGCTCTGGCAGTGATCAAGGAATATGAACCGGTTCTATTGTTGCCGATTGGCTTTGGCTGTATTATGGCCAATATTGGCATGTCCACTGATGTGGGCTTTATGAAGGTGATCTACGAGGCTGGGATAAAGACTGAACTTTTCCCGCTGCTGATCTTTGTTGGCGTTGGCGCTATGATCGACTTCAGTCCCCTGCTGGCTCAGCCCAAGATGGTGCTGCTGGGCGCGGCGGGCCAATTCGGGATTTACGGCACGCTGCTTTTGGCCCTGCTGTTGGGCTTTGACCTGCCGCAGGCCGCTTCAATCGGCGTGATTGGCGCGATTGATGGTCCTACGGCCATTTTTGTGGGCAGCAAGCTGGCCCCGGAAATGCTGGGCCCGATTGCAGTGGCAGCTTATTCTTATATGAGTCTGATCCCGATCATTCAGCCGCCGATCATGAAACTGCTGACCACCCGCAAGGAACGTATGATCCGGATGGAATATGCCCCAAAGCCAGTCTCCCGGTTGACACTGGTGGTTTTCCCGATCTTCGTTACCCTGGTGGTTAGCCTTGTGGCCCCGGATGCGGCGCCCCTGATTGCATCGCTGATGCTGGGGAACCTGCTGCGGGAAAGCTTAGTGGTGGACCGGTTGAGCAAGGCTGCGCAGAACGAGATCATCAATATCTCCACGCTGTTCCTTGGCCTGGCGATCGGCGCAACCATGAAGGCTGAATCATTCATAAATGTCCAAACCCTGATGATCCTGGGCCTGGGCCTGATCGCCTTTGTTCTGGATACGGTGATGGGTTTGCTGTTTGGGAAGTTGATGTCTGTGATGAGCGGGCACAAGATCAACCCTCTCATTGGTGCTTGTGGGATCAGCGCCTTCCCGATGGCCGGACGGCTTTCAGCCAAGATGGCTCAGGAAGAGGATTTCGAGAACTTTATCCTGATGCACGCAATGGGCGCCAACACTGCCGGTCAATTGGGCAGCGTGATCGCCGGTGGGCTGCTCCTGGCTCTGGTGAATGGGATGCTCTAA
- a CDS encoding DUF2807 domain-containing protein has product MKTETRSIESFDKINFKDFGTLILTQGEQESLTIEADDDLMDDLISEVRDGTLYLGMDEDWISRIGKLVSTVFSTSNHKVTYYLTFVSLQKINASGKCNLKCDSLKADTLKVNISGYGNMNIDQLEANAVKINISGRGDVKAAGAVEEQIINVSGSGDYQAPDLSSQNTKISISGQGDATLRVEESLNITISGVGNVKYYGRPKLRQVISGLGKSKRIDDE; this is encoded by the coding sequence ATGAAAACCGAGACACGCTCGATTGAAAGCTTCGACAAGATCAACTTCAAGGACTTCGGCACACTGATCCTGACCCAGGGGGAGCAGGAATCACTGACCATTGAAGCTGATGACGACCTGATGGACGACCTGATCTCAGAAGTCCGGGATGGCACCCTTTATCTTGGCATGGATGAAGATTGGATCTCCAGGATAGGCAAACTTGTCTCAACCGTATTCTCAACCTCCAACCATAAAGTGACCTACTATCTGACATTCGTCTCTCTTCAGAAGATCAACGCCAGCGGGAAGTGCAACCTGAAATGCGATTCCCTCAAGGCCGACACATTGAAGGTCAACATCTCCGGTTACGGCAATATGAATATCGATCAGCTGGAAGCCAACGCCGTAAAGATCAATATCAGCGGCCGGGGAGATGTCAAAGCGGCCGGCGCCGTTGAAGAACAGATAATTAATGTCTCCGGCTCCGGTGACTATCAAGCGCCTGATCTGAGCAGCCAAAACACCAAAATTTCAATCTCAGGCCAGGGTGACGCCACCCTGCGGGTGGAAGAAAGCCTGAATATTACCATTTCTGGCGTGGGTAATGTAAAATATTATGGAAGGCCCAAACTCCGCCAGGTGATTAGCGGCTTGGGCAAATCCAAAAGGATCGACGACGAATAA
- a CDS encoding pentapeptide repeat-containing protein, whose protein sequence is MSNEFKIERKASDIFHPKSSEEAWQAIKEKRDLTGADLQGLNLEDLNASGAILRKTNLKGLTLTHGLLTNPNFYRSAAHQANFQHTVMLNPDLVRADFLGADFSDGGLIGADAREAQFMNANLRNAGLIGGDYSQTDFTGATLANAWLTGINVEGANFTGVDTTGTRAYGIDWSTAKVPPAILPAPIIQLPKWAWAALAGSVIGVIGVLIYSISRRQHKSAA, encoded by the coding sequence ATGTCAAACGAGTTCAAAATTGAAAGAAAAGCCTCAGATATATTCCATCCAAAATCGTCTGAAGAGGCCTGGCAGGCGATTAAGGAAAAACGCGACCTGACAGGTGCTGACCTGCAAGGGTTAAATCTGGAAGACCTCAATGCCAGCGGTGCAATTCTGCGCAAGACCAACCTGAAAGGGCTAACCCTCACCCACGGGCTGCTGACGAACCCGAACTTCTATCGCTCTGCGGCTCACCAGGCGAACTTCCAGCATACCGTCATGCTCAATCCCGATCTTGTCCGGGCGGATTTCCTTGGCGCTGATTTTAGCGACGGTGGCCTGATCGGTGCAGATGCGCGCGAAGCTCAGTTTATGAATGCCAACCTTCGAAATGCCGGCTTGATTGGCGGCGATTACAGCCAAACGGATTTTACAGGCGCCACTCTGGCCAATGCCTGGCTGACGGGGATCAATGTGGAAGGTGCAAACTTCACCGGTGTGGACACCACCGGCACCAGAGCCTATGGGATCGACTGGTCAACAGCCAAAGTGCCGCCAGCCATCCTGCCTGCCCCAATCATCCAACTGCCCAAATGGGCCTGGGCTGCCCTGGCAGGCAGCGTCATTGGAGTGATTGGCGTGCTGATCTATTCCATTTCCCGCCGCCAACACAAATCCGCAGCCTAG